One Niabella beijingensis DNA window includes the following coding sequences:
- a CDS encoding ankyrin repeat domain-containing protein, with product MENLDSKMLEAALNGNLTTVEELVLKGANINYINASGNFAAFSAAWDGNTKALDLFYNLGAKISFENANLLCNAAYNGKVDSVKWLLNKGEDANFSFKDTEENALHYTISKTSEMGERTEIVKILIAAGTDVTKKTTAGKPTLCFMRDAYLKGESPLHRAAAFGNVSIVKMLLEAGADPSMKDANGDTPISWGSWYLRDADILRLLVYEGISSIH from the coding sequence ATGGAAAATCTGGATAGTAAAATGTTAGAAGCGGCTTTAAATGGCAATTTAACCACTGTTGAAGAATTGGTTTTGAAAGGAGCAAATATTAATTACATTAACGCATCGGGAAATTTTGCTGCATTTTCTGCTGCCTGGGATGGTAATACAAAAGCGCTGGATTTATTTTACAATTTAGGAGCAAAAATATCATTTGAAAATGCTAACCTGCTTTGTAACGCAGCCTATAATGGCAAAGTAGATTCAGTTAAATGGTTATTAAATAAAGGTGAGGATGCTAATTTTTCTTTTAAAGATACAGAAGAAAATGCCTTGCATTATACAATTAGCAAGACAAGTGAAATGGGTGAAAGAACAGAAATCGTAAAGATTTTAATAGCCGCGGGTACAGATGTTACTAAAAAAACTACAGCAGGTAAACCGACCCTTTGCTTTATGCGTGACGCTTACCTTAAGGGAGAATCACCGTTACATAGAGCTGCGGCATTTGGAAATGTATCTATTGTAAAAATGTTGTTGGAGGCTGGTGCTGACCCTTCCATGAAAGACGCAAATGGTGATACACCTATTTCGTGGGGGAGCTGGTATTTGAGAGACGCAGATATATTACGCTTGTTAGTTTATGAAGGAATATCTAGTATTCATTAA
- a CDS encoding dicarboxylate/amino acid:cation symporter has protein sequence MNKRKAGFISIILFTVAAALHLIHEEWTPIPGQVLFCSRWIVIAALVLFGWYKRSLTTWIFVAMAIGIEIGVDFPAFSQNLKFLSTIFLRLIKTIVAPLLFSTLVVGIASHSNLKQVGRMGWKSILYFEIVTTFALIIGLVFINITHAGKGIKIPPSLLHELPHSQEKVLQEKVITIMDSAGINIPSRLIDRLPDPSEKTWQDHIVDIFPENIIKSIYEGNVLPIVLFSVVFGISLAMLSERRKKPLVDFTESLSETMFKFTNIIMHFAPFGVGAAIAVTVGHLGIDILKNLGMLLITLYLALFAFILFILLPIALFIAKVPVRQFIKAVREPVSIAFATTSSDSALPKALENMEKFGVPQKIVSFVIPTGYTFNLDGTTLYLSLASVFVAQAAGIPLSFGEQLLIGLSLMLSSKGVAAVPRASLVILVATAHTFKLPLWPIMAIYGIDELMDMARTSVNVLGNTLASCVIARWEGEFDEQKARNFVEE, from the coding sequence ATGAACAAAAGAAAAGCCGGGTTTATTTCTATTATACTTTTTACGGTTGCTGCTGCTTTACACCTAATCCATGAAGAGTGGACCCCCATCCCCGGGCAGGTACTTTTTTGCTCGCGCTGGATCGTTATTGCGGCACTTGTTTTATTCGGCTGGTATAAGAGATCACTCACTACCTGGATCTTTGTGGCCATGGCCATCGGTATTGAGATCGGGGTGGATTTCCCGGCATTTTCACAGAACCTCAAATTTCTGAGCACCATCTTTCTCCGGCTGATCAAAACCATCGTGGCTCCGCTGCTGTTCTCAACACTGGTAGTAGGTATCGCCAGTCACAGCAACCTGAAGCAGGTGGGCCGGATGGGATGGAAATCTATACTTTATTTTGAGATAGTTACCACTTTTGCACTGATCATCGGGCTGGTTTTTATCAATATCACGCATGCCGGAAAAGGTATTAAGATTCCCCCTTCTTTATTGCATGAGCTGCCCCACTCGCAGGAAAAAGTATTGCAGGAAAAAGTGATAACCATTATGGACAGCGCAGGGATAAATATACCTTCCAGGCTGATCGACCGCCTGCCGGATCCCTCCGAAAAAACATGGCAGGATCATATTGTGGATATTTTCCCGGAAAACATCATCAAATCCATTTATGAAGGCAATGTATTACCTATAGTTTTATTTAGTGTGGTATTTGGTATTTCATTGGCAATGTTGTCAGAGAGGCGAAAGAAACCTTTGGTGGATTTTACGGAAAGCCTTTCAGAGACCATGTTCAAGTTCACTAATATTATTATGCATTTTGCTCCTTTTGGTGTAGGTGCTGCAATCGCCGTCACTGTAGGACATTTGGGCATTGATATCCTGAAGAACCTGGGCATGCTGCTGATCACCTTATACCTGGCATTGTTCGCATTTATCCTGTTCATATTACTTCCCATTGCCCTGTTTATTGCCAAGGTTCCCGTGCGGCAGTTTATCAAGGCCGTGAGGGAACCGGTTTCCATCGCATTTGCCACAACAAGCTCCGATTCCGCATTGCCTAAAGCATTGGAAAACATGGAAAAATTCGGAGTACCTCAAAAAATAGTTTCGTTTGTGATCCCCACAGGTTATACCTTTAACCTGGACGGGACCACCTTGTACCTCTCACTGGCCTCGGTGTTTGTAGCACAGGCAGCAGGTATCCCGCTTTCATTTGGAGAACAATTGCTGATAGGTCTTTCTTTAATGCTGAGCAGCAAGGGAGTAGCGGCAGTTCCGCGGGCATCACTGGTGATACTTGTGGCTACCGCTCATACATTTAAATTACCGTTATGGCCCATCATGGCGATCTACGGGATCGATGAGCTGATGGATATGGCGCGTACATCTGTTAATGTTTTGGGAAATACGCTGGCAAGTTGCGTGATCGCAAGATGGGAAGGTGAATTTGATGAACAAAAAGCACGGAATTTTGTAGAGGAGTAG
- a CDS encoding DedA family protein has translation MIELLTSFSWTDLLQPQWYIENGGLWLILFVVFAETGLFAGFFLPGDTLLFIAGIYAHKIGEGATAEPGLTYQFLKHFNLGHIQNEWVDLIVLWALIALCGILGNMVGYWTGRKVGPAMYHWKENFFFKRRYLEQAHDFYEKHGGGAIIVARFLPFIRTFAPIIAGIVGMNKAKFTFYNIVGCVAWVFSMLFAGHFLQKWLMSAFQFDLKQHLEYIVLGIVVITTAPVIIKLASGKKKAKEKEAADAAKKAIDAAAGNAE, from the coding sequence ATGATCGAACTTTTAACCAGCTTCAGCTGGACGGATTTGTTGCAACCGCAGTGGTATATTGAGAATGGCGGCCTGTGGCTGATACTTTTTGTTGTTTTTGCCGAAACCGGTCTTTTTGCCGGATTTTTCCTGCCTGGTGACACCCTGTTATTTATTGCGGGTATTTATGCCCATAAAATAGGAGAGGGTGCTACCGCCGAGCCCGGCCTGACCTATCAGTTTTTAAAACATTTTAATTTAGGACATATACAAAATGAATGGGTAGACCTGATCGTGCTCTGGGCGCTGATCGCGCTTTGCGGGATCCTGGGAAATATGGTGGGTTACTGGACGGGCCGTAAAGTAGGGCCGGCCATGTATCACTGGAAGGAGAATTTCTTTTTTAAACGCCGCTACCTGGAACAGGCGCATGATTTTTATGAGAAACATGGTGGCGGTGCCATCATCGTGGCACGTTTCCTGCCGTTTATCCGGACCTTTGCCCCGATCATCGCGGGTATCGTAGGGATGAACAAAGCCAAGTTTACCTTTTATAATATTGTGGGTTGCGTGGCCTGGGTATTTTCCATGTTGTTTGCGGGGCACTTCCTTCAGAAATGGCTGATGAGTGCTTTCCAGTTCGACCTGAAACAGCACCTGGAATATATTGTACTGGGGATTGTAGTGATAACAACGGCACCGGTTATCATTAAGCTGGCAAGCGGCAAGAAAAAAGCAAAGGAGAAAGAAGCAGCAGACGCCGCAAAAAAAGCGATTGATGCGGCAGCCGGTAATGCAGAATGA
- a CDS encoding YebC/PmpR family DNA-binding transcriptional regulator: protein MGRIFEVRKASMFARYDRMAKQFTRIGKEIAIAVKAGGPDPNTNAALRRCMQNAKSVNMPKDRVEAAIKRAQGKEMENYDEILYEGYGPHGVAILVETATDNHVRTVANVKSHFNKGGGTLGNSGSVAFQFNKMGVFKLNPEGLNAEDLELELIDAGLEELGESTDENDKEVLVIRVAFTDFGNMQKALEEKHITPISAEVEWIPSTTVPVTDEQAEEVSKLIERLEQDEDVQKVFHNMQ, encoded by the coding sequence ATGGGAAGGATATTTGAAGTTCGTAAAGCAAGCATGTTTGCCCGGTACGACCGGATGGCAAAACAATTCACACGTATCGGCAAGGAGATCGCCATTGCGGTAAAGGCCGGTGGCCCGGACCCCAACACCAATGCTGCTTTGCGCCGCTGTATGCAAAACGCCAAGAGTGTGAACATGCCCAAAGACCGCGTGGAAGCCGCCATTAAAAGGGCCCAGGGCAAGGAAATGGAGAACTACGACGAAATCCTTTATGAAGGATACGGTCCGCATGGTGTAGCGATCCTGGTGGAAACCGCAACCGACAATCATGTACGCACAGTAGCAAATGTAAAATCGCATTTTAACAAAGGCGGTGGCACGCTGGGCAATAGCGGCAGTGTGGCGTTCCAGTTCAATAAAATGGGCGTGTTTAAATTAAACCCCGAAGGATTGAACGCTGAGGACCTTGAACTGGAACTCATTGATGCAGGCCTGGAAGAGTTAGGAGAAAGTACGGATGAGAATGATAAAGAGGTTCTTGTGATCCGTGTGGCCTTTACCGATTTTGGCAATATGCAGAAGGCGCTGGAAGAAAAACACATTACGCCCATCAGTGCTGAAGTAGAATGGATCCCCTCCACAACGGTTCCGGTAACCGATGAGCAGGCTGAAGAAGTGAGCAAGCTGATCGAGCGCCTGGAACAGGATGAGGACGTACAGAAAGTGTTCCATAATATGCAATAG
- a CDS encoding GNAT family N-acetyltransferase: protein MTLKVIKVQKDDGEIINFMIKHLIDFPGEKVDVRHIETVLKDDRTYLLAAILNDIVIGYALAYRFPSIYAPGYLAYLYDIEVLETHRKKGAGRLLIETLLRYLKSDGVTELWLGTAIDNIEGQALFRSTGGIKSGEAFNDFTYEL from the coding sequence ATGACATTAAAGGTAATAAAAGTTCAAAAAGACGACGGTGAAATTATCAATTTCATGATTAAACATCTGATTGATTTCCCCGGTGAAAAGGTGGATGTTCGCCACATAGAAACGGTACTGAAAGATGACCGGACATATCTTTTGGCCGCTATACTGAATGATATAGTTATTGGATATGCACTCGCTTACAGATTTCCTTCTATATACGCGCCAGGTTATTTAGCCTATTTATATGACATTGAAGTCCTGGAAACACACAGAAAAAAAGGCGCCGGAAGGCTTTTAATTGAAACGCTGCTGAGGTACTTAAAAAGTGATGGTGTAACAGAACTTTGGCTGGGCACAGCAATTGACAATATAGAAGGGCAAGCACTATTCCGTTCGACAGGTGGAATTAAATCAGGGGAGGCTTTTAACGACTTTACCTATGAATTGTGA
- a CDS encoding ATP-binding protein, translating to MIITSQVPVNKWYDIIGEQAIADAIIDRVVHHAHRLELKGESLRKRRKPTDEIIS from the coding sequence TTGATAATCACGTCCCAGGTTCCGGTAAACAAGTGGTATGATATTATTGGAGAACAGGCAATAGCCGATGCTATAATCGACAGGGTTGTACACCACGCGCATCGCTTGGAGCTCAAAGGAGAGTCACTAAGAAAAAGAAGAAAACCTACAGATGAAATTATCTCCTAA
- a CDS encoding FISUMP domain-containing protein: protein MNKKITIQSLYSITIIPCSVILLILVMIAGSCSTTKPKHLLKSDIGGLQDSLLVDRDGNKYYIRKMLDNNHWMTTNLKLNIPGSYCYGNADSNCERYGRLYTWEAAQNGCALLGEGWRLPTNDEWQKLAVLYGGFTADSIENRKKAYSALMISGNSGFNAVLGGGRDTDGGYRRIEAHGFYWTATENDSLRAWYSNFGKNSQSLYHQYGGEKKDANAVRCIKSIGTLK, encoded by the coding sequence ATGAATAAGAAAATAACAATCCAATCACTTTATTCCATAACAATAATACCGTGTTCTGTTATACTATTAATCCTTGTAATGATTGCTGGCTCTTGTAGTACAACCAAGCCAAAACATTTACTTAAATCAGATATTGGTGGACTGCAAGACAGCCTGTTGGTGGACAGAGATGGCAACAAATATTACATAAGAAAAATGTTAGATAATAATCACTGGATGACAACCAACTTGAAACTAAATATCCCTGGTTCTTATTGCTACGGTAATGCAGATAGTAATTGTGAACGCTATGGACGTTTATATACGTGGGAAGCAGCCCAAAATGGATGTGCCCTGTTAGGTGAAGGATGGCGGCTTCCTACTAATGATGAATGGCAGAAATTGGCTGTATTATATGGTGGTTTCACGGCAGATTCGATTGAAAACCGAAAGAAGGCATACAGTGCATTGATGATTTCAGGGAATTCCGGATTCAATGCTGTATTAGGTGGAGGTCGAGACACTGACGGCGGATATCGTCGCATAGAGGCTCATGGGTTTTATTGGACGGCAACAGAAAATGATAGCCTTAGGGCTTGGTATTCAAACTTTGGAAAGAACTCCCAGTCTCTTTACCACCAATATGGAGGTGAAAAAAAAGACGCAAACGCTGTCCGTTGCATCAAGAGTATTGGTACATTAAAATAA
- a CDS encoding TonB-dependent receptor domain-containing protein produces the protein MRTFFFFLSMMFSESTFAQVNAVTISGAVKNKTDKSSMPYVNVVIKDSKDSSFVSGTVTNDEGRFSIENIKPGNYILEMSFAGFETIEQPLFIGSLSEFLDVPVVELEQKVTALEGVTVTAQSGGIGNKLDKKTYSVADNISQSGGSVLQSMQNLPGITVQDGKVQLRGNDKVTVLIDGKQTALTGFGSQTGLDNIPASAIDKIEIINNPSSKYDANGNAGIINIVMKKNKQNGINGKAGLSTGFGALWVRNENLSTIRPQYTFTPKINPSLSLNYRKDKINIFLQADNLYTHTLNKNEFVTRIYDDGAIIKSQLKRNRNTNFLTTKAGVDWTIDDQNTLTLSGMYGSEKIIDRGDQPFFNGDLSSRSRLWQFLEDELKTTAMATAAYQHKFKDAGHLLNAGFNYTFHREDEKYFYDNYLPESRGTDAFKLLSDEQVYDFNIDYIKPLKYGRIETGIKLRNRSIPTNMNFIPGANSVLDTSAGGWATYKELIPALYGNYIFENEKWEAELGLRVEHVKIQYDVNPDHSTYKSDGYNYTQPFPNLRLAYKLDDNNKFSVFYNRRVDRPNEVDIRIFPKYDDAEIIKVGNPALRPQFTNAIELGYKHNWNNNYLYTALYHRFAEGTITRISSVVPGSTLIYAIFQNAGKSYNTGIEAVWSQNITNVYSFNLNGNIYRNQINAFTVENLYPRPNTFSADEQTAISGNVKLNNTFKFSKGWNAQLTAVYLAPDIIPQGRILSRFSIDAGLKKAVQKGNGEVFFNATDLLNTMVIRRQIQGMGFNYTSDDYYETQVIRIGYSYKF, from the coding sequence ATGCGAACGTTCTTTTTCTTTCTATCGATGATGTTTTCTGAATCGACTTTTGCTCAGGTGAATGCAGTAACCATCTCTGGCGCCGTAAAGAATAAAACAGATAAATCTTCGATGCCCTATGTAAATGTCGTGATAAAAGATTCAAAAGATTCATCTTTTGTTTCCGGGACCGTAACAAATGATGAGGGCCGGTTTTCAATTGAGAATATAAAGCCCGGCAACTATATTTTAGAAATGTCATTTGCGGGTTTCGAAACTATAGAACAACCACTATTTATTGGCAGCCTTTCCGAATTCCTGGACGTTCCTGTAGTTGAGTTGGAACAGAAAGTTACAGCTTTGGAAGGTGTTACCGTAACAGCGCAATCAGGAGGCATTGGCAACAAACTGGATAAGAAGACATATTCGGTGGCAGATAATATCAGTCAGAGTGGTGGTTCCGTTTTACAGTCTATGCAAAATCTTCCGGGCATCACTGTTCAGGATGGTAAGGTGCAATTAAGAGGAAACGATAAGGTTACGGTGCTGATAGATGGAAAGCAGACCGCACTAACCGGATTTGGCAGCCAAACTGGATTGGATAATATTCCAGCATCAGCGATAGATAAGATAGAGATTATTAATAATCCTTCTTCTAAATATGATGCAAATGGCAATGCAGGAATTATTAACATTGTTATGAAGAAAAATAAACAAAATGGTATCAATGGAAAAGCAGGCCTTTCCACCGGCTTTGGCGCCCTTTGGGTAAGAAACGAGAACCTGTCAACGATAAGGCCGCAATATACGTTCACTCCCAAAATAAATCCCTCGCTGTCTCTTAATTATAGAAAAGACAAGATAAATATTTTTTTACAGGCGGACAATCTCTATACACATACACTGAACAAAAATGAATTTGTAACACGTATCTATGATGATGGTGCCATCATCAAATCTCAGTTAAAAAGAAACCGGAATACCAATTTTCTTACAACAAAAGCCGGTGTGGACTGGACAATCGATGATCAAAACACATTGACACTTTCTGGAATGTATGGCAGCGAGAAGATCATTGATCGGGGGGATCAACCCTTTTTCAATGGAGATCTGTCATCGCGGTCAAGATTATGGCAATTTTTAGAAGATGAGCTGAAGACAACGGCAATGGCGACCGCTGCTTACCAGCATAAATTTAAAGACGCCGGTCATTTGTTAAATGCGGGCTTCAACTATACATTTCACCGAGAGGATGAAAAATACTTTTATGATAATTACCTGCCGGAATCCAGGGGTACTGATGCCTTTAAACTGTTATCAGATGAGCAGGTGTATGACTTTAACATTGATTATATTAAGCCTCTAAAGTACGGTCGTATTGAAACCGGTATTAAACTTCGTAACAGAAGCATTCCCACGAATATGAATTTTATTCCGGGTGCCAATTCTGTTTTGGATACAAGTGCAGGAGGCTGGGCAACTTACAAAGAGCTGATACCTGCGTTATATGGTAATTATATATTTGAAAATGAAAAGTGGGAGGCCGAACTGGGTTTACGCGTGGAACATGTAAAAATCCAGTATGATGTGAATCCTGACCACAGCACTTACAAAAGCGATGGTTATAATTACACACAGCCTTTTCCAAACTTAAGGCTTGCCTACAAGCTGGATGATAACAATAAGTTCTCTGTATTCTATAACCGTAGGGTGGACCGACCCAATGAGGTAGATATCCGTATTTTTCCAAAATATGATGACGCTGAAATTATTAAAGTCGGAAACCCCGCTTTACGTCCTCAATTTACAAACGCTATCGAGTTAGGATATAAACATAATTGGAACAATAATTATTTATATACTGCGCTCTATCATCGGTTCGCCGAAGGTACGATAACAAGAATCTCAAGTGTCGTTCCGGGAAGTACGTTAATATATGCTATATTCCAAAATGCCGGCAAAAGCTACAACACCGGGATTGAGGCCGTCTGGTCTCAAAACATCACCAATGTATACTCATTTAATCTGAACGGTAATATCTACAGAAATCAAATCAATGCTTTTACTGTGGAGAATTTATATCCCCGGCCTAACACTTTTTCGGCAGATGAGCAAACTGCAATCTCCGGGAATGTGAAGTTAAATAATACATTTAAGTTTTCAAAAGGATGGAATGCACAGCTGACCGCTGTTTATTTAGCTCCGGATATTATTCCGCAGGGGAGGATACTTTCAAGGTTTTCGATCGATGCCGGTTTAAAAAAGGCAGTTCAAAAGGGTAATGGGGAAGTGTTTTTTAATGCAACCGATTTGCTAAATACTATGGTTATTAGACGGCAGATCCAGGGAATGGGGTTTAACTATACAAGCGATGACTACTACGAGACGCAAGTTATCAGGATTGGATATAGTTATAAGTTTTAA
- a CDS encoding tetratricopeptide repeat protein, with protein MKLKTPVRILLIISFAIVIPVAHSQNNLGNNLKKAKELYRQGSEHIMNMGDLDSAVVYLTQSVKLNPTDSAYHNLGLAYFFLSDFNNALLNLEKALELNPKNNEAIKDRGKVYLELKKYDSAISDFTKAIDFNPRFEEAIVHRIIAYSELKQYDSAIHDLTKIIELNPNLPYSYNNRAAFYYTLKQYDSAINDYSKAIELDPYNVDAYKARKKIYEQLGKKELVAADAKKIKEIAENTSTIEYKSQ; from the coding sequence ATGAAATTAAAAACACCAGTCAGGATTTTATTGATAATCAGTTTTGCAATTGTTATACCTGTTGCGCACAGTCAAAATAATTTGGGAAACAATCTTAAAAAAGCAAAAGAACTTTATAGACAGGGATCTGAACATATTATGAATATGGGCGATCTGGATTCTGCCGTTGTATATTTAACGCAAAGTGTAAAACTTAATCCGACGGATTCAGCCTATCACAATTTAGGTTTAGCGTATTTTTTTCTATCAGATTTTAATAATGCTTTACTGAATCTGGAAAAAGCACTGGAACTTAATCCCAAAAATAATGAAGCTATTAAAGATCGGGGGAAAGTATATTTAGAATTAAAGAAATACGATTCTGCAATAAGCGATTTCACGAAAGCTATTGACTTTAATCCAAGATTCGAAGAGGCGATCGTTCATCGTATTATAGCTTATTCTGAATTGAAACAATATGATTCAGCCATCCACGATTTGACGAAAATTATTGAGCTTAATCCAAATTTGCCTTACTCATATAATAACCGTGCTGCTTTCTACTATACCTTGAAACAGTACGACTCGGCTATCAATGATTACTCAAAAGCCATTGAATTGGATCCGTACAATGTGGATGCCTATAAAGCAAGAAAAAAAATATATGAGCAGTTAGGCAAGAAAGAGCTGGTCGCAGCTGATGCTAAAAAAATAAAAGAAATAGCAGAAAACACTTCAACAATTGAATACAAATCTCAATGA
- a CDS encoding amino acid permease, which produces MGLFVKKPLNVLLAETEDHDKSLKKTLGAWGLVALGIGAIIGAGLFSITGGAAANNAGPAITISFIIAALGCAFAGLCYAEFASMIPVAGSAYTYSYATMGEFIAWIIGWDLVLEYAVGAATVSISWSRYLHKFLEGFNINLPESLMAGPWDGGMINLPAVLVVVLMSLLLIRGTKESATVNGVIVALKVAVVLIFIVLGWGYINYSNYDPYIPQNEGNGVFGFSGIMRAAGIVFFAYIGFDAVSTAAQEAKNPGKDMPKGILISLLICTLLYILFAHVMTGVTSYKSFQGKDGIAPVAVAIEHMGKQDASGVYHADYPWLNRAIIIAILGGYMSVILVMLMGQSRVFYSMSRDGLVPKVFSSVHPKYRTPAKNNLVFMLLVSIFAAFIPARIVGEMTSIGTLFAFILVCIGIMVMRKQIPDAPRAFRTPLVPLVPILGVITCLYMMIALPPDTWIRLFVWMIIGFDIYLTYGAAKSKLGNGTFKRQGMGIAIISAIVLCLLLFVSAWWHHYDLQQQLAIATEKLATAKAQALPTIAELETKAAEISDTVQNDYLVEIANVLGAIHLIFFTGLYFVRKRKA; this is translated from the coding sequence ATGGGATTATTTGTAAAAAAACCCTTAAACGTATTGTTAGCCGAAACGGAAGATCATGACAAGAGTCTGAAAAAGACCCTTGGCGCCTGGGGGTTAGTCGCCCTGGGAATTGGTGCCATTATTGGTGCTGGTCTTTTTTCAATTACGGGGGGCGCTGCGGCAAATAATGCCGGACCAGCGATTACGATCTCTTTTATAATAGCAGCGCTTGGTTGTGCGTTTGCCGGATTATGCTATGCAGAGTTTGCCAGCATGATACCCGTGGCCGGTAGTGCCTATACTTATAGTTATGCCACAATGGGTGAATTTATTGCCTGGATCATCGGCTGGGATCTGGTGCTGGAATATGCGGTGGGTGCCGCCACCGTATCTATCAGCTGGAGCCGATACCTGCACAAATTCCTGGAAGGATTTAATATCAATTTACCGGAATCGCTGATGGCCGGTCCCTGGGACGGAGGCATGATCAATCTGCCGGCTGTTCTTGTAGTGGTGCTGATGAGTTTGCTTTTAATAAGAGGGACCAAAGAAAGTGCTACCGTTAACGGGGTCATTGTGGCACTGAAAGTAGCCGTGGTATTAATATTTATCGTATTGGGATGGGGCTATATCAACTATTCCAATTATGACCCCTACATTCCCCAGAACGAAGGCAATGGCGTCTTTGGTTTTTCGGGTATCATGCGCGCGGCGGGTATCGTATTTTTTGCCTACATCGGTTTTGATGCCGTAAGTACTGCCGCACAGGAAGCCAAGAACCCGGGCAAGGATATGCCCAAAGGCATCTTAATCTCTCTGCTCATCTGTACCTTATTATATATACTGTTTGCACATGTAATGACAGGGGTTACCTCCTACAAATCCTTCCAGGGAAAGGATGGCATCGCCCCTGTAGCGGTGGCTATTGAACATATGGGCAAGCAGGACGCCAGCGGCGTTTATCACGCGGATTATCCCTGGCTCAACCGGGCCATCATCATAGCCATCCTTGGCGGCTATATGTCGGTGATACTGGTGATGCTGATGGGTCAGAGCCGCGTATTCTACAGTATGAGCCGCGATGGCCTGGTGCCAAAAGTGTTCAGCTCGGTGCATCCCAAATACCGGACACCGGCCAAGAACAATCTGGTGTTTATGTTGCTGGTAAGTATTTTTGCAGCTTTTATCCCGGCAAGAATCGTAGGTGAGATGACAAGTATCGGAACCCTCTTTGCATTTATACTGGTATGTATCGGTATCATGGTAATGCGCAAACAGATACCGGATGCGCCAAGGGCCTTCCGCACCCCCCTGGTTCCGCTGGTACCCATCCTGGGGGTCATTACCTGTCTGTATATGATGATCGCCCTCCCCCCCGATACCTGGATCCGGTTATTTGTATGGATGATTATCGGGTTTGACATTTACCTTACTTATGGAGCAGCCAAAAGTAAACTGGGCAACGGCACCTTTAAACGGCAGGGAATGGGCATCGCCATTATTTCGGCAATCGTCCTTTGTTTATTGCTGTTTGTTTCTGCATGGTGGCATCATTATGATCTCCAGCAGCAACTGGCCATCGCTACTGAAAAACTGGCTACCGCAAAGGCTCAGGCCCTGCCCACCATCGCAGAGCTGGAGACAAAGGCCGCCGAAATCAGTGATACCGTTCAAAACGATTACCTGGTAGAGATCGCCAATGTACTGGGGGCCATCCACCTGATCTTCTTTACAGGCCTGTATTTTGTTCGAAAGAGGAAGGCCTGA
- the ytxJ gene encoding bacillithiol system redox-active protein YtxJ has product MNWIPLEKEEQLEAIDRASESRPQLIFKHSTRCSISSVIKSRLNKGSLPEDIDFYYLDLISYRPISNAIAERYGIRHESPQVLLIKNGKCVYNESHSAVYMEDILDAAG; this is encoded by the coding sequence ATGAACTGGATTCCCCTGGAAAAAGAAGAGCAGCTGGAAGCGATCGACCGGGCCTCCGAAAGCCGGCCGCAACTGATTTTTAAACACAGCACCCGGTGTTCCATCAGCAGTGTTATAAAAAGCCGGCTGAATAAGGGCAGTCTACCGGAAGATATCGATTTTTACTACCTGGATCTGATCAGCTACCGTCCCATATCCAATGCGATAGCAGAACGTTACGGGATCCGCCACGAATCGCCCCAGGTATTGCTGATCAAAAACGGAAAATGCGTTTATAATGAAAGTCATAGCGCGGTTTATATGGAAGATATCCTGGATGCCGCCGGGTAA